The window ATgtaacattcatatttttatttttgcatctaATTAGACACAGTTGATGTCATCCCCTGGTTCATTCTTCAAGTTGGTCAGGGCGACCGCATTGCATTATGGGACATGTTGCACATATTGTAGTAGGTCATGCAGGTGTTCCTTTATATTGTGAAGCACACATCATTTAAAGAGTAAGACTAGACAGAGGCTGCAATGAAATGGTTAATCATCAGCTGTTTGTTTTATAAAGAGATATAAAGTGtgtttttcatcatcatcatcatcatcatcatcatcatcatagacAATGTGTGGGACGAGTGTGAGTCAGAGTCTAGCAGCCGAGCGACTCGAATGCCTTATGTGTGGGCTTTCACCGCtcacatcatgtgtgtgtgtgagagagtgtgtgtgtgtgagtgtgtgtgtgtgtgggggaagctgaagtgtgtgtgtgtgtgtgtgtgtgtgagtgtgaaactGAACGCTTCCTTTAAAGGTGATTCATCAGATAACAGAAGTGAATTAGTGAAAATAAAGAGTTGGTGATTCGTGTGGATTTGAATCAGGATTTGTGTGACTTTATTAGATCATCATTACAGGAATAGTTCAGACAAACAATGAGAATGTGTTCACtctcagttcatctgagatcaggatgagtttgtgtcttcatcaggtttgtagaaatgtagcactgcatcagtgtctcatcaatggatgctctgcagtgaatgggtgccgtcagaatgagagtctgataaaaacatcccaataatccacagcactccagtccatcagtgaacatctgtagaagacaaaagatgaaactaatccagcattaagatgattttaactcaaatacatagagtctataatccataataacacttcctccagtgaaaaagtgttctggtctgaatcaggagagaaatctgcacagatcaagcagcgtttaaacagatctaaacaacaGCAGATgctctttttcactggaggaagtgttattatggattatggattcatattttagccagaagttaAAACAAATGATAACATGGCACTGTTTTCTGAGAAAATTTACGAGCatgaatctttcgtgattcgtgatcccgctccgaactcccgaactgattcaaatgattcgcaatcaccaaactgactcaaatgattcgcgaacccgctccgaactcccgaactgattcaaatgattcgcgatcccgctacgaactcccgaactgattcaaatgattcgcgatcccgctacgaactcccgaactgattcaaatgattcgcgaacccgctacgaactcccgaactgattcaaatgattcgcgaacccgctacgaactcccgaactgattcaaatgattcgcgaacccgctttgaactcccgaactgactcaaatgattcgcgaacccgctacgaactcccgaactgattcaaatgattcgcgaacccgctttgaactcccgaactgactcaaatgattcgcgatcccgctacgaactctcgaactgattcaaatgattcgcgatcccgctacgaactcccgaactgattcaaatgattcgcgaacccgctacgaactcccgaactgattcaaatgattcgcgaacccgctttgaactcccgaactgactcaaatgattcgcgatcccgctacgaactcccgaactgattcaaatgattcgcgaacccgctttgaactcccgaactgactcaaatgattcgcgaacccgctacgaactcccgaactgattcaaatgattcgcgaacccgctttgaactcccgaactgactcaaatgattcgcgatcccgctacgaactcccgaactgattcaaatgattcgcgatcccgctacgaactcccgaactgattcaaatgattcgcctgacagaaacggcaatgtctttaggacaacctgtcaaaataaaattttggtgtaactttgaagaaattcaaacagaaatatagtactattgcacagtagagtatgctatacttcaagtattagcatacttgatatgctatacttcctattagctaataataatagttaattaaaaaacacagaaactatgtctacaactcaccaaaataaaagtttgctctaactcaaagaaattatgtaagaaattgcttagtaaaatatacttaaaaaaagatatactaaaacattattttaaaggaatatcacacaagttttcgtagaagttttaatttaagatttaatttaagatttttccaaaacaatttctaaaagtacatttgtatttgtgcctataatgtttatttttttagtattattgtcagctaataaaagctatgcttcaggaccatattcatataacatctaaggctaaatgtagctcttgactggttgagttagatgatgattaacactaaactgtagaaaatcagttgagtctccccagctggaaatggctgttaaaatcttgtgtttcttataataaattgacatattgataacactgaatcttttataatgctcttaatgacatgttgatgcatactgtatgcattagtgagtgtgtggtgcttatggggtatggtcacttattccttatatgtttgtaatgtttgttataactgtttcaaatgcaagacattgattgcatgagattaagtttgtaaatcatagctgtgtccttttgtagtgtgcacatatatttatcatcaaactgtgataactgtgactaaattcagtatatatacgtctgccatatgttgccacccctcaaaaattcctgcccccttctcgccaccccatcaatattttttctAGATgcacccctgtgtgtgtgtgtaggtgtgtgtcaGTCTTCACTCGGAGCACATGCAGCATGTATCTCAGtcacagtgtgtgtgaatgtttctGTTCAGCGCTGAATGTTAGCAGGAGagactctttcaaaaacataattgtTCCTTATGTTTGATTGACTCCGATCAAGTATCACAAGTATTAACTTTGTCTCAAAAAAATTCCTTAAATTCATTAGAAATCAaaacagaacatttattttttggcgaaatatatatatttttaatacattttttaattgcattggttacatttagttttctttttaaagttaCAACTGGGACATTAAAGAGATCTTTGCGATATTTCTTCTATATGGGCAAAGTTACAGAAattgactatttactttttgcaaactatgtttataaaaaaaaaaacaacgacacAACGAGTAATTTTGCCCCATGTTTTTACTAACATAACATAACTTTCTCTGGTAgtttttgttgtaaaataaaCAGAAGAAACAAGATAAAGCTCCAAAAACACAGGCAGTGATTGGTTTTTAATTCTTTGTTACTACATTCATTCATTGAACTCTAGTCGTACAGCAGATTGACATCAGCATCAGCGCCCTCTGTGTGTCTGGAGACAAACTGCATGCATACATAAGGTCAGAaatcataatcattatttaaaatcatcTGTATTCAGCAGTTTAATGTGCTGATCTGACAGGGAATGGAGCTCAGAAGCGCtcgcagacgtgtgtgtgtgtcagttgttCCCCTCGTCGTCGCTGTGCTCGGTGCGGTCGTCTTTGCTCTCGCTGAGTGAGCTCTCGTCGATGTTCTCCAGAGATTCGGCGTGTTGGACACAGAGTTCGGACAGAGGGATGCTGGACAGCAGGTTCTGCTCCGGGAATAACCACGGCTTGAACCCTGGACTGTGCTTCTGCTTCCACTCGGGATACCGAAGACACGCTTTACTGATGCGCTTCATcgcctgagacacacacacacacaattgtgttATGAAAAATtaggaaataaatgtataaacaattaaaataaaataaaaattggtttaaaaaaatcataaaacgtgactacaataaatattataactaaaaaaattgttataataaataatgaaattttaaataaaaatttacatttacatttctttattaatggaaaaatgtaactaaataaaaaaaaaaaatgtaatctgaaagtagattaaaatttattatttaaaacaaaaagttacaattaataatattaaaattcattataaaacataacaataaatattaaaataaacatttattaaatttgaaagaatacaaaaattttattataacaatgaaaattttaattaaataataaaaaagaaaagtgataaatagctaaataaactaaatgaataaacaacgaaaaatttgattcaaataaaaatgtgttttttaaattaaattttttttttttaaatagtctaaAACAAAAATCCGAAAAAGAtaagaaaacacttttaaataaatatatgtttttgaggaaaaagaataaaataatacaaattattctaAAAATTAATGAACAAgtttaatcaaattatttgtGTGTCTAAACACACAGTAAAACACAGTCTAATAAATGTTATCAACAAAATCTCTTAACAATACTGAGATATACTTTTTTGCCAGTATGGATCAGCCCTTTATGAGCCTCTGAACTAACAGAGGGATGAAACTTAAGTGTGTTGttctcatccacacacacacacacacacacacacacacacacacagaaaagggGCACAgaaacacacgcacacgcacacacacacacacacagacacacacacacacacacagagagacacacacacacacacacacacccacacagagagagacacacacacactacactaattcaatcacagacacacatttaGACACAGTGCAGCTCTTTGTCTCGCTGACGTCTCAGAAtagttgtttgtgtgtttgtctttcttCTGCTCTCTTTAACATCATTTCAGCTGCTCTCAAACCTGATTCACTAAAGCTGGATCTTCTGCATCAAACGTCTGACTTTATGATTGCAGTGATGCTGTAGAAATGATTGTGTTCATGATGTCAGCACgtgttttaatatttcacaggTTCTTTTGTCACTCAGTGACtctctatttatgtatttatcaatCAATTGTGTGTTCTTTCACTTTGTGAGGTCTCTGGGAAAACTGATGACCTActtcaacacacacacgcactctctcgctctcaaaacacacacacacacacacacacacacacacacacaaacacacacacacacacacacacacacacacaatctctctctctctctcacacactcacacacacacacacacacacacacacactctttctctctctctgtccctctctctctctctctctctctctcacacacacacacaatctttctctctctctctctcacacacacacacacacacacacacacacacacacacacacacacaatctttctctctctctctcacacacacacacacactcacacacacacacacactcacacacacacactcacacacacactctctctctctctctctctctctctctctcacacacacacacacacacacacacacacacacacacacacacacacacacacacacactcacacacacacacacacaatctttctctctctctctcacacacacacacacacacacacacacacacacacacacacacacacacacactctttctctctctctgtccctctctctctctctctctctctctcacacacacactctctctctctctctctctctctctctctcacacacacacacacacacacacacaggtctgtcATTCTGTGTGTTTTCCAGGTtaattcatttagaaatgaagaacAGACGAGGAGCTACAGAACACATGAGAGCAGGAGGAACGAGTGTAAGAATAAACGAGTGTAAGAATAAACGAGTGTAAGGATGATGTGAAGCAGTGCACTCTTCACTCACCTTCGGCGCCAGTAACTGAGAAGACTTGTTAACCACCCACTTGGGAAGAGaacctgagagagacagagaaagaccaCGTGAAGAAGAAATGGTTAGATTCAGGCATGCAgatctcaggtgtgtgtgtgtgtgtgtgtgtgtgtgtgtgtgtgtgtgtctgtgtctgtgtgtctgtgtctgtgtgtgtgtgtctgtgtctgtgtgtctgtgtgtgtgtgtgtgtgtctgtgtgtgtgtgtgtgtctgtgtgtgtgtctgtgtgtgtgtgtgtgtgtgtctgtgtgtgtgtgtctgtgtctgtgtgtctgtgtgtgtgtgtgtgtgtgtgtgtgtgtgtctgtgtgtgtgtgtgtgtgtgtgtctgtgtctgtgtgtctgtgtggtgtgtgtgtgtgtgtgtgtgtgtgtgtgtgtgtgtctgtgtctgtgtgtgtgtgtgtgtgtgtgtgtctgtgtctgtgtgtctgtgtgtgtgtgtgtgtgtgtgtgtgtgtgtgtcacctctcGGGTCCACCTGTGCCAGGTATGTTAAGGTGCAGCTGGTGGGGCCGGTGTGTTGGATCAGGTATCCCGTCTGGATGGAAACAGCTCGCACCAGATCCTTCTTAGGAGGATatttctgaaacacacacacacacacacacacaatcaatcaatcaatcaatcaatcaagatCAGACTGAGTACAGCATCACAATGGTAACAGGGACACTGTGagctctaatttttttttaaacatcatacattctgtggtgtgtgtatgtgtgtgtgtgtgtgtgtgtgtggtgaacaAGAGTACATGCATCCGAACAGGATCTCAGTGACACACTCCTGCTGTTCTAGTGAACACAGACCATCATCACATTGTTAGTAATGATCAGAAGATCGTTAGCAGCGGAATCATTCCTGTCCTAAACTGAGACTGAACTAACACGGCAGCACTCACAGCGTGTTTGACGGAGTAGTTCATGATGATGTAATCGTTCCCCATCGGCAGCCAGGAGCGCAGGGTGATGACATCACGGTTCTTCAGCGGTTTAGGACACTTCCCTAAAAGCATGAACGCTTAGCATGAGCTACACCTCATAAAACCATCACAACCATTCATAAACACAAATGTAATtgcatattttgattttaaagcGTAACTCCAGCACTTACAGGAGTAATAGCCCACATCTGCGTTGACCGTCAGTTTGCCGATGTCAAACGTCTCGATCACATTCACGTCCCATTTCCGCCGATACTCGATGTCGTGGAGCACGTCATACATGGTCTCAGCTGGGATGTCCTTACACAGCATCCGACACTGTGGAGAGAGCAGAAGAACTACATTACCAGAATGCATCACAGGCCATATGCGTCAAGAAGAAGAAACAGCCAGAAGCAGTTTTATTctcgttaactaaaactaaaacctataaaaaaaaaaatcactgaaataaaataacaaaataaatgtaaatgtacatttcttattttatttggattagcaacattttacatttagtNNNNNNNNNNNNNNNNNNNNNNNNNNNNNNNNNNNNNNNNNNNNNNNNNNNNNNNNNNNNNNNNNNNNNNNNNNNNNNNNNNNNNNNNNNNNNNNNNNNNAATCCATTACactacacagaaacacacacattcagatgAAGCTTTAATGGTTGTGTGTTGATGATCAGATGTGTGCTGGTCCGGCGGAGCGTTTAGCTCCTCGTTAGCCGTGATCTCAGCGTCTTCCAGCGTGAGCTTCTGGACAGAGTCTCGGTGCTCCATTAAACAGAGCGTCTTTTGAGGATTTGGTCAAGAAGTGGGTTGCCCCAGTTTCTGTCCGACTCAGAAGCGCAGGAAAGGTTTGGTCTTCAGATGATGTTCAGATTAGTAGTGACGGGTTTCTCTGGCCCTGGAGTTCAGGTCCTCCAGCTCTAATCAAACACTTCTGTCATCCTCAAACAGTCCTCAAGACGTCCGTCCACTCAGGTGTGTTGATCAGAGCACATGAGAAGCTTTTCAGATGAGAAGATCCTCTGTCTCCCTCTGTGTGAGCTCAGACACCTGCAAGGACTTCAGAGAACATCGcactgaaaagagagaaaataaagacCAGGACTATAAACGGTTTTATCATCGGACTGAATTACAAAAACAGTTGAAAAGATGAAACTTAGTGTGTGtctttttatataatgtataattgcttaaaacattattttaatgaccaattctcactattaactagtaacatattggctgtttaacCGCCCACTAACctgctcttcacacacacacacacacaccacacacacatactcactctcacacacacatactctctctctcttacactcacacacacagacacacaccacacacacaatcactcacactctcacacacacacacacacacactcacacacgcgcgcacacacacacacacacacacatactcactcatttctctctcacactcacaaacaaacacacacacacacacacacacatactcactcacacaacacacacacacatactcactcattctctctcacactcacaaacacacacaacacacacacacacacgcacacacaaacatgtatgGACCCTATTCTGGATCCCTTAAAACATCCCAAACCTAaactaacaacaacattaataacataagtgaggagtgtgtgtgtgtgtgtgtgtgtttgtgttgtgtgtgtgtgtgtgatgtgtgtgtgtgtgtgtgtgtgtgtgtgtgtgtgtttgtgtgtgttttgtatgcgtggtgtgtgagtaagtgtgagtgagtattgtgtgtgtgtgagtgtgtgtgtgtgtgtgtgtgtgtgtgtgtgtgtttgtgtgtgtgtgtgttgtgtgtgtgtggtgtgtgtgtgagtaagtgtgagtgagtatgtgtgtgtgtgtgtgtgtgtgtgagtgagtgagtgagtgaatgtgtgtgtggtgtgtgtgtgtgtgtgtgatgtgagtgagtgagtgagtgatgagagtgtgtgtgtgtgtgtgtgtgagagagtgtgtgttgtgtgtgtgtgtgtgtgtgtatgtgtgtatgtgtgtgtgtgtgtgtgtgtgtgtgtgtatgtatatgtgtgtgtgtatgtgtgtttgtgtgtgtatgtgtgtgtgtggtgtgtgtatgtgttgtgtttgtgtgtgtatgtgtgtgtgtatgttgtgtttgtgtgtgtgtgtgtgtgagtgtgtatttgtgtgtttgtggtgtgtgtgtgtgagtgtgtatgtgtgtgtttgtgtgtgtgtgtggtgtgttgttgtgagtgtgtatgtgtgtgtttgtgtgtgtgtgtgtgtgtgtgtgtgttgtgtgtgtgagtgtgtatgtgtgtgtttgtgtgtgtgtgtgagtgtgtatgtgtgtgtttgtgtgtgtgtgttgtgtgtgtgttgtgtgtgtgagtgtgtatgtgtgtgtttatgtgttgtgtgtgtgtgtgtgtgtgagtgatgacAGTGAATGTTATTACTGTGACACATGATGTTATTTTTAGACGCCCCTCATCCATATTCATGGACATGCTTCATGCTGTCACAGCACGCTCACATCTTAATTTTAGCATCACACATCTTGTGTGGATGCGCTGCAGGGGCTGATGGGAGTTTTCTGTACATTACAGTGCATTCTGTGACAGTCTTATGACAGTTTATGAACACAGAAATACAGCAGAAAGTTTTACTTTGGCCATGccatagttgtgtgtgtgtgtgtgtgtgtgtgtgtggtcagtgatGTGAGGTTAAATATATTCTGTGCAATTTTTGCTGAGCACATTTAGCTCCACCACAGATTCTCTCATTCTTTTTTGACAAACCTCTTTCAAGACAAGAAGATCTTTGCACTAAAGGGAATACATTAAACCAAATGCATTTTCCTTCCAGCAAATCAATGCAGCTTGAGTTAAAAGAACATAGAAAGTGCTGTTCTTGTccagagagtgagtgagtgctcACAGCTACGATGCTACGATGCTAACCGCTACAGTCGTGAGTCATGGCTGATGTGTAAACTGATCCAAATGAAGAGCTTGAACCGATGTGAGAGAGCAGCAAACGATGTGTGGACAGTGTGTCTGCTCCGATCAGCTGCAGAGGACCAGTGTTTATGCTAATGTTCCTCTCCGGAGACACGCTAACCATCAAGCCCATTACAGACAGACTTCAGTTCTTCCTGCGAGCAGCACGAGGCCTAACGCCTCTCTCCATCACCTTTCAGAAAGAGATGCTTTAGCCGAGACAGTAATGAGAGGTTTGAGCGCGTGAAGCTTTCACAGGGTTAACAGGATTATATAACCTCCGCCATTATCCTGTCAGCCGTGACGGACTCCGTGAAGAGGATTTCAGCACAATGCAGATTCATCGAACACGCTCTCTTCCGCTTGTAAATAAGCCACCGGATGATAACGACGCTCGTCATAACGTTTAGCGTAATGTGTTTATGCTGCGCGGCGTTTGCAGGGCTGTCTTAATGTTCATCGTAATTGAAGTGATGGCTTACAGCAGCACCTGAGTGAGGATTTCCAGCCCAAATCTCTCGTGACTCACTTCACACTCCGCTAAAGCTGTTAGACGTCAGGTTTTTTCTTTAATGATGCTGGAGATTGTGTGAGAGAAACATTCAGTGATGTCTATCGGGCTGGGAATCGATTAAGGCACAGATGAGCATCCCTGTCACACACGTACTGGTCAGATTTCTTCTGATAACCAGATTAATGGCATGAACGGAGACGGACTGAAAGACTACGGAGGCACTGTGTTGTTTCCTCACCTAAAATGCAGTGTGTTTGTAACCTTTGATTAATGGTTTTATGATGCTGACACGACcttaacatgtttttaattatacaGACGCACTCACACACAGCGGCGGTGCTGATGAGATCACAGCGATCGCTAGCACTTTCATTTCACAGAGCCATTTCAGAAGATTAGCAgcatctgactgtgtgtgtgtgtgtgtgtgtgtgtgtgtcaggctgaTGTGAGTCTGTTTCCTTTTTTGCTTTATCTGGATTAAGATTATCTGTAATCTGGGTTTCTTTAATTCACCCGCTCTGGGTCAAATCTGtccatgaaaatgaaaaaaacccTGTTTTCCTGTCCGAGCC is drawn from Carassius auratus strain Wakin chromosome 40, ASM336829v1, whole genome shotgun sequence and contains these coding sequences:
- the LOC113058824 gene encoding START domain-containing protein 10-like, encoding MMSAEQVQIPDDRAFSRFRGECQSEEGWSVTYNRNNICVWIQMLQEEKSLHRIKCRMLCKDIPAETMYDVLHDIEYRRKWDVNVIETFDIGKLTVNADVGYYSWKCPKPLKNRDVITLRSWLPMGNDYIIMNYSVKHAKYPPKKDLVRAVSIQTGYLIQHTGPTSCTLTYLAQVDPRGSLPKWVVNKSSQLLAPKAMKRISKACLRYPEWKQKHSPGFKPWLFPEQNLLSSIPLSELCVQHAESLENIDESSLSESKDDRTEHSDDEGNN